From one Mustela nigripes isolate SB6536 chromosome 16, MUSNIG.SB6536, whole genome shotgun sequence genomic stretch:
- the LOC132003610 gene encoding translational activator of cytochrome c oxidase 1 isoform X2 gives MAAWAAVSLSRVAARCLRGALGPGVRAALSPTLAASQPEPTGCTSAPGRTLHLTAAVPAGHNKWSKVRHIKGPKDAEKSRIFSKLCLSIRLAVKGGPNPEHNSSLANILEVCRSKHMPKSTIEASLKMGKTKDVYLLYEGRGPGGSSLLIEALSNSGSKCYSDIRRILNKNGGMMADGARHSFDKKGVIVVGVEDKEKKAVNLERALELAIEAGAEDVKETEDEEEKNIFKFICDASSLHQVRKKLDSLGLCSVSCSLEFIPNTKVQLADPDLEQAALLIQALGNHEDVIQVYDNIE, from the exons ATGGCAGCTTGGGCTGCCGTCAGCCTGAGCAGGGTCGCTGCCCGGTGCTTGCGGGGAGCTCTAGGCCCCGGGGTCCGGGCGGCTCTTTCACCCACCCTCGCGGCTTCCCAGCCTGAGCCCACGGGCTGTACCAGCGCCCCGGGCAGGACGCTGCACCTCACGGCGGCAGTCCCCGCCGGGCACAACAAGTGGTCCAAAGTCCGGCATATCAAGGGTCCCAAGGACGCCGAAAAGAGTCGCATCTTCTCCAAGCTCTGTTTGAGCATCCGCCTGGCAGTTAAAG GAGGCCCCAACCCTGAGCACAACAGCAGTCTGGCCAACATCTTAGAGGTGTGTCGCAGCAAGCATATGCCCAAGTCAACGATTGAGGCATCGCTGAAAATGGGG AAAACCAAGGATGTTTATTTGCTGTATGAGGGCCGAGGCCCTGGCGGCTCTTCTCTGCTCATTGAGGCATTATCTAACAGTGGCTCCAAGTGCTATTCAGACATCAGACGTATCCTGAACAAGAATGG gGGAATGATGGCTGATGGAGCTCGCCACTCTTTTGACAAAAAGGGAGTGATCGTGGTTGGAGTggaggacaaagagaagaaagctgTGAACCTAGAGCGTGCCCTGGAGCTGGCAATTGAAGCAGGAGCTGAAGATGTCAAGGAAACTGAAGACgaagaggaaaagaacatttttaaa TTTATTTGTGATGCCTCTTCACTGCATCAAGTGAGGAAGAAGCTGGACTCCCTGGGCTTGTGTTCGGTGTCCTGTTCTCTAGAATTCATCCCCAATACAAAGGTGCAGCTGGCTGACCCTGACCTGGAGCAGGCCGCCCTTCTCATCCAAGCTCTTGGCAACCATGAGGACGTGATCCAGGTCTATGACAACATTGAGTAA
- the LOC132003610 gene encoding translational activator of cytochrome c oxidase 1 isoform X1 yields the protein MAAWAAVSLSRVAARCLRGALGPGVRAALSPTLAASQPEPTGCTSAPGRTLHLTAAVPAGHNKWSKVRHIKGPKDAEKSRIFSKLCLSIRLAVKEGGPNPEHNSSLANILEVCRSKHMPKSTIEASLKMGKTKDVYLLYEGRGPGGSSLLIEALSNSGSKCYSDIRRILNKNGGMMADGARHSFDKKGVIVVGVEDKEKKAVNLERALELAIEAGAEDVKETEDEEEKNIFKFICDASSLHQVRKKLDSLGLCSVSCSLEFIPNTKVQLADPDLEQAALLIQALGNHEDVIQVYDNIE from the exons ATGGCAGCTTGGGCTGCCGTCAGCCTGAGCAGGGTCGCTGCCCGGTGCTTGCGGGGAGCTCTAGGCCCCGGGGTCCGGGCGGCTCTTTCACCCACCCTCGCGGCTTCCCAGCCTGAGCCCACGGGCTGTACCAGCGCCCCGGGCAGGACGCTGCACCTCACGGCGGCAGTCCCCGCCGGGCACAACAAGTGGTCCAAAGTCCGGCATATCAAGGGTCCCAAGGACGCCGAAAAGAGTCGCATCTTCTCCAAGCTCTGTTTGAGCATCCGCCTGGCAGTTAAAG AAGGAGGCCCCAACCCTGAGCACAACAGCAGTCTGGCCAACATCTTAGAGGTGTGTCGCAGCAAGCATATGCCCAAGTCAACGATTGAGGCATCGCTGAAAATGGGG AAAACCAAGGATGTTTATTTGCTGTATGAGGGCCGAGGCCCTGGCGGCTCTTCTCTGCTCATTGAGGCATTATCTAACAGTGGCTCCAAGTGCTATTCAGACATCAGACGTATCCTGAACAAGAATGG gGGAATGATGGCTGATGGAGCTCGCCACTCTTTTGACAAAAAGGGAGTGATCGTGGTTGGAGTggaggacaaagagaagaaagctgTGAACCTAGAGCGTGCCCTGGAGCTGGCAATTGAAGCAGGAGCTGAAGATGTCAAGGAAACTGAAGACgaagaggaaaagaacatttttaaa TTTATTTGTGATGCCTCTTCACTGCATCAAGTGAGGAAGAAGCTGGACTCCCTGGGCTTGTGTTCGGTGTCCTGTTCTCTAGAATTCATCCCCAATACAAAGGTGCAGCTGGCTGACCCTGACCTGGAGCAGGCCGCCCTTCTCATCCAAGCTCTTGGCAACCATGAGGACGTGATCCAGGTCTATGACAACATTGAGTAA